TTAGTGACATattaaagggaaaaagaaaaatgcttgTAGTTTGCCAGCATTCAATGATTTAaaaaaaccagatttttttttactgtttatcTTAATTTTAATGCTAATTTTTTGTATTCATCTGATGATTAAGAAAATGTTTTTCCTTATTGCAGGCAGTGAAGACCAAACCCTTGAAATCATTCCAGGATTTTCTTCATCAATGCGTGCAGTCGATTTACCTGAAGGAGTGATAACAAACATAACATCCCCCTTTTCTATGATGTTGTACGATATGGGATTAATGCTGCCACATGCAACTGCGGTTGCCATAAACTCCTATGAAGAGATAGACCTTGATATTGTGAATATACTCAAGCAAAGATTCCACAAGTTTCTGAATGTTGGTCCATTCCTACTAACATGTCCACAAACAATCTGCTCTGATGAGCACGGTTGCTTAGAGTGGTTGGACAAACGTAAAGCCGATTCTGTGGCATATATTAGCTTTGGAAGTGTGATAACACTTCCACCTCATGAGCAAGCAGCATTGGCAGATGCTCTAGAGGCAAGTGGGTTTCCATTTCTTTGGTCACTCAGGAGCTTTGAGGAAAGTTTACCAAAGGAATTTATAGAAAGGACAAGAACACAAGGAAAAATTGTTCCATGGGCTCCCCAAATGCTAGTCTTAGAACATCGTTCAGTTGGGGTGTTTGTGACACATTGTGGATGGAATTCCGTTTTGGAAAGTGTTATCGCCGGCGTGCCAATGATTTGTAGGCCTTTTTTCGGAGACCAGAGACTGAACATGCGAACTGTAGAGGCGTCTTGGGGCATTGGTGTAGGTCTTGAAGGTGGGGTTTTTACTAAAGATGGAATGGTGAAGGCCTTGGAACAAACTTTGTCAAGTGAACAAGGGAaggaaatgagagagaaagcGGAAGCTTTCAACGAGTCTGCATTGGAAGCTGTTGCACGTAACGGTAGCTCTACTAAAGATTTCAACACTTTGGTTAAGTTGGTCACCAGTTAAAAGGAAATTAGCTATAGTGATCATACATTAATTTCTCCTTTGGCTCGTAATTCTACTTCAAGGGTGAAGTAGTGGAAAGCTTGTTTGAGCAATGTCCCGTGATTTCAGTACCTGGAGTTTTAATGCATGTATAAGTCTTGGTTAGAAGGTTGTCTGCATACATTTTCTGATGCATTAATTCATCATATGCATATAGCTAGGCATGCTTAGGACCAAATCCTCAGTTATTATGtttctacacacacacatatataggcaTGCTAGTTTCATGGTCTGTGGATTAGTGGCCTAAAGTTCTTGACTATCACAGATGGGGTTATAATATATTGTGATTATGGCTGGTCTGAGGTGCATTATGGTTCCAAGACACCACGCACAAAGCCCAACAGGAGCCCCTagctttttgaattttcttctaACACTAACCCAGTTATGCAACAAAATCActaacttaaacaaaaaattccttactgccccccccccccccccccctcaaatTTTAGTTAGAATTTGgcttactcattttttttttttttttttttaatttgacctatcaaaatctaaaatttagatcCTAAACATCTAGAATTGGCCCATGAAAATTTTTAGTAATCCAGAAAAACCCAACAattaaattggtaaaaaaataaaaacaaaaaacaaaatacccaTAAGatgatccattcctcagccccTTGGCCTTCtaaatgctataaaaaaaaaaaaaaacaatcaaaatccTCCACATTCCAAATCACCAAAGATcaacattaaaaacaaaataaaaaacaaaacaactgtCTTCATTTCTGTGTCTTGCGCCGCGCATGCATCTTCTTGTTGTTAGCTCATGGTCGTCAACTTGGCTTTAGGCTTCTGTTCTCCAGTGCAAaccaccatctctctctctctctctctctctctctctctctctctctctctctctctctctctctctctctctctctctctctctctgtttatTTGTTTACTGCCAAAGACAGTGTCGGCATCACATAGCGTTCAACACTAACATTTATCTTAGcctttttaaacaaaaataaaacccaataacaaaccaatttgatctaaagtctgataataaaataatagcaagtccaacaataaaaattagtaatttgttgattttaaattaaaaaaaaagggcagCAAAGTGTAAACAACTAAcactaaaaaacaattattgaaAGTGGGAACTAGGaagtaaatataaattttttttataattgtattaTTGTGTTGAATTTTTAATAGAGTAATATGAAAGAcacaaaaaacttatttttaatgagttataaagactaataataagttatcaaagttgagttgagttgttaaataattaaaataattgaaaagaacaaagacaaaaattaataaatgataaattaaaatttgataagcaataataattaaagttcacttaacaaaattaattaataactttattATAGTAAGAGACTAGATGATTTTCAAGATTTAATTTTAGTAACACTAATATCTTCAATATACTAAGAAACAATTTACTTAATATagtttattctttattttctttttgtactaTATATggataatttttaataagaaaatcaCGCATACCTCAAGATTCATTTCCTACCTAAAATTTATTATCTCAAAGAACTTGTGTTGACTTGAAAAATCTTCATTCGAATCATAAGTTGTGAAATATTTCATCTTATCATCTTAATTATTAAGATGAAATAAAAAGATGTTATTTACAAAGAGGTCCTTGTTAACCTCTTTAATGGAAATTTGAATGATTCCCCTAAAAAATATTCCTAGAACCGCCACCGATTGCAAAGTAAAGACTAAGAAGAACTGAATTTAGACATCAGTTTAAAAGCAATCAACCAACTAAAGTAGTTTTAGTTTATCGTGTGTTGGCAAAGACTCTTACTGTGTGCTTAGTGCTTGGCAAAGACTCTTAATTACTGTGTGCTCAGTGCTGTGTGTGGTAATTTTTAACTAAAGAGTATAGTTTTACTTTTGTATCCTCTactctttactctttttttttgtagaggATTTTACTCTTTACTTAATTATCAGTTTATTACTtagatttatattatttattaataataataataacgagATATAAAAATTTATCCTATTAGGATTTAGGAGTCTTTTTGTTATCTGATgctaaggacatattttatgcaattggctaattctttgacaaaattcattttacttgtatttgggtagatctaggatgggtttagtactttaaaaaatatgttgttcaagccaagtattaaagccatgaagattggactaagaaacaagtaaagaaaagttgttcattaaagctcgacggATACCTTGACAGAAatagtatctatcgagacttaatgaagaAATCTTGACAGAAGCTGAATATGTCGAGATCTACGAAATCAAAATTTCCAGATTTGATTTTCGGCCTATGCTGAAATATTTGTGTaagatttcttttctcataaccctaaacatatataaggcttattttaaaagtcactACAGTGAGTATGCACAtaaaaaacatatgaaaaattgactgagtgccttattctctctgtaaGAAGTTATTGCACCTTTTGcgccttagagttttgtaaccaagtacttcttgatcttcattgttaatgaaatgaagaactttgcagctaactaCATCTTCTTCAAATTGCTGgagttagttacgtactgggatccgtgcatcattagttagtcacgtactaagattcatgcaaaagggtggcgttcatatattgaagagttaaGAGGTTttgaagtggtagaaggtttttgctgtaagttcatctacgatgattgtagagtctagggacaaaggttttgtactagatctgaaacttctttttattataatggattgcttttcgggaaggtttccctctaatttttttcttattgtgaaactagtttgtttaattggttttcttgggtcatcatatcttgttttatttactatttcGCTGTGCATGATTTttacatgatattgatatttgtttgtttgttttaacaaggtttattcataataaatctaattaacaacttgggtttaaaacttgttaattctatcaaccagggtttaaatttcccaacatcTGACACTCATAATTGTTGTTGGATTTAGTATGTCTCTTTTGAACAAACATACTATGTGAGGAGGTCCTTGTCAACCTCTTCAACGGGAATTTGAATGACTCCTCTAGAAAATATTCCTAGAACCGCCACCAACCAAAAAGTAAAGACTAAAAAGAACTGAATTTAGACATCAGTTAGAACCAACCAACCAACTAAAgtaattttagtttattgtgtGCTGGAAAAAACTCTTATTGTGTGCTCAGTGCTATGTGAGATAATTACTAAAGAGTATAGTTTTACTTTTGTATCCTTtactatttacttttttattgttgagAATTTTACACTTtacttaattattaatttattagtcaaatttatttaatttattaataataataatgagataTAAAAATCCATCCTATTAGGATTTAAGAGTCTTTTTGTTATCCAATACTCATAATTGTTGTTCGATTTAGGGATAAAGTTTCTGTACAAACTGGCTTAGAGGAAGTTCCTCCAAACAACTAGGTGGCAATCTTAACAATGACAGGTGCCTTGGTCATCTGcaccaatttttaaaaagtaatgttaCTAAACTTCTCTCTTAGTTAGTTGTTTCTCTCACCTAAAccactctttctctttctctctccttcgtTCCAGATCCAAATTAATACCAACAACATTAAATGGTAGAAATCACTTGTACTGGCACCAGCcaaccttcttcttttctttttttgacaaatcaaaaaATTTACCAATGGAGAAACAAAGATTACAATGATCTTGCACAACAGTTGGCACTTGTCCCAAACCCAAAATCTTGTACACAGAGATCTTAGTGAAAGACCCTAAACATACCCACATCAAAGAGATTATGAAATATAAGACAAGCGAATTAACCCCAACCTATTTTTAACAAGGATTCTTTTGATaatcaacaaattttattaacaagGGAACGAAAACTACAAACCAGACAAAGTTTATTGTTGTGAACAACAGAATCCTTTTCGGTGTTGTTCACAACAAGGATTCTAggtattttctcattaatataatttttttttttttttttttttttttgtagttaggCTAAAATTTGAGAGCAATGGAGGTTATTTTTGGCTTGGATTCAGTACGGATTAGGCGAACTAGTAGAGAGCATGTGCTTGGGAAccaaggaggagagagagagagagagagagagagaggaaaaatgggGTTTGAAGCAGTGTGGGTAATATCGTATCGTATCGGCCGGTatataccgtaccggccagtgcaccggtacagGTACACTCCTGTTTCGTACCGAAAAAATTACTGGCGTACCGGCGAAAACTGGCTGTTTCGGCCGGtaaatgaaaacaaagaaaatccagatgagaaaaaagaaagacaaggcTACCCATTCGAAAAcccaaatgagaaaaatgaaaaacaaggcTATCCATTCGAAAACCcagatgagaaaaatgaaaaacaaggcTGAGTCCTGTGAAGCTATGCTGTGCTACGCTGAGAGAGTGAAAACCATAGACTTCAGCAATGAGAGTATAAGACAGAGGCAGCaatgtttaccaaaaaaaaaaaaaagacagaggCGGCAATGAGAGTGTGAACAGAGGAAATGTGTATTGTAGCCTTTATAAGTAGGTTGACCTAAAATGGACAATATATATTGGTTCAAGAGTTTTAAAGCTTCTACACCATTTGATCTACTTTTTGTTAACTATGTTTGGTTACATGAATAGGTGGgggcttttttttattgagaatgaATAGGTGGGGGGCTATGTCCAGAACTCATATCAAAGATAATTTATAGATTATctttgctaatatatatatataatttataatttatatctttgctagatacttttttttttttttaactttaaacttatacattttctttgctaatatatatatatatatatatatatatatatatatatatatatatatatatatataatagtggtaaacccgaaacagtacaccggtattgatCGGTATCCAAAATATATCATACCGCTAGTCAAatcggtacagcctccggtacggtattgacttccttagTTTGAAGTCCGATTTCAATCTAGaatgaaggagagagaaagtgttTTAGGTGAGAGAAATGTCTGAGAGAGAAGTTAGTAATGTTACTTAACAACGTTACTTTTCAACTTTAAGCTAAAATTGGTCATTTGCAATGCACATTACTAGGACACTTGTCATTGTTTAAGATTGCCAACTAGTTGTTTGGAGGAActttctccaaactagtttgtaTAGAAACTTTTTTCTGGATTTAGTCTGTCTCTTTTGAACCAACATACTCCGTGATGGAAGGAGTATAACTAGAAAACCAAGTCAAATTATTcctgaaaaaacaaaaaagggaagTTCAATTTGAAAAGGTCCTTACTCCTTAGTTTAGCATTCGAAAAAAAGCCTATATTTCCT
This genomic stretch from Castanea sativa cultivar Marrone di Chiusa Pesio chromosome 1, ASM4071231v1 harbors:
- the LOC142636025 gene encoding flavonoid 3-O-glucosyltransferase-like; translation: MSETTNAGEKHVAVLAFPFGTHAAPLLSLVSRIAATAPNVYFSFFCTSNSNNSVFSNEGLNNIKPYDVYDGLPEGFTWSSNNPIEPVMLFLKAMPENYKSVMEVAVRERRREISCIMSDAFFGFAGKMAEEMDVNWVPLWTAGPRSLLVHVDTDVIRKILGDCTGSEDQTLEIIPGFSSSMRAVDLPEGVITNITSPFSMMLYDMGLMLPHATAVAINSYEEIDLDIVNILKQRFHKFLNVGPFLLTCPQTICSDEHGCLEWLDKRKADSVAYISFGSVITLPPHEQAALADALEASGFPFLWSLRSFEESLPKEFIERTRTQGKIVPWAPQMLVLEHRSVGVFVTHCGWNSVLESVIAGVPMICRPFFGDQRLNMRTVEASWGIGVGLEGGVFTKDGMVKALEQTLSSEQGKEMREKAEAFNESALEAVARNGSSTKDFNTLVKLVTS